AATCGCTCTGGGCATAGACCTCGGCAAGTGCGCGCAGTTGCGAGTTGGACCCAAAAACAAGATCGACGCGCGTTGCCGTCCACTTAACCTGGCCGCTGGCGCGCTCGCGGCCCTCGAACAAGTCTTTCGCATCCGAAACAGCCTTCCACTCCGTGCCCATATCAAGCAGGTTCACGAAGAAGTCGTTGGTCAGCGTGCCCGGGCGATCCGTGAAAACGCCATGCGAAGATTGGCCGTGGTTGGCTCCCAGCACCCGCATCCCGCCGACAAGAACCGTCATTTCCGGCGCCGTCAGCGTCAGCAGTTGCGCCTTGTCGATCAGCAATTCCTCGGCGGCAACTGGGCGATCCGTTTTCAGGTAATTCCTGAAACCGTCCGCCTTGGGTTCCAGCACGGAGAAGGAATCGACATCCGTCTGAGCTTGCGAAGCATCGGTGCGACCTGGAGCGAAGGGCACGTCGATGTCATGCCCGGTCTTTTTGGCAGCCGCCTCGATGGCGGCGCAGCCGCCAAGAACGATCAGGTCGGCTAACGATACTTTCTTCTTGCCTGACGTCGCGTTGAATTCCTTCTGAATCCCCCCCAAAGCGGCCAGCGCTTTGGCAAGCTGAACAGGCTGGTTGACCTCCCAATCCTTCTGAGGGGCAAGGCGGATGCGCGCCCCGTTGGCGCCACCACGCTTGTCCGAACCCCGGAAGGTCGCCGCAGATCCCCAAGCGGTCGTCACCAATTGGGAAATCGACAGGCCCGCAGCCATTATCTTGCCCTTGAGCGCCGCAATGTCCTTGGCGTCGATCATCTCATGGTCAAGGGCTGGAACTGGGTCCTGCCACAGCAAGACTTCTGACGGAACTTCCGCTCCCAGATAGCGCGAGCGCGGACCCAGATCGCGATGGGTCAGCTTGAACCAAGCCCTGGCGAAGGCATCGGCGAACTGATCGGGATTCTTGTGAAAGCGCCTGGCGATCGGTTCATAGATTGGATCGAAGAGAAGCGACAGGTCCGCCGTGGTCATCATCGGCCGGTGCTTCTTCGAAGGGTCGTGGGCGTCGGGGATCATGTGTTCCTCCCGCACTCCGGCGGCATGCCACTGCCAGGCACCGGCGGGACTTTTCACCAAGGTCCATTCATAGCCGAAGAGCATGTCGAAATAGCCGTTGTCCCATTTCGTCGGATTGGGCTTCCACGCCCCTTCGATACCGCTGGTCGTTGTGTGCACGCCCTTGCCGGTGCCCAAACTGTTTTTCCAACCCAAGCCCATTTCTTCAAGGGGAGCCGCCTCCGGTTCCGGGCCGACCAGCTTGGGATCGCCAGCGCCATGAGCCTTGCCGAAAGTGTGCCCGCCCGCAACCAGGGCCACGGTCTCTTCATCATTCATCGCCATGCGCGCGAAGGTTTGGCGAACGTCGCGGCCCGAGGCGATCGGGTCGGGACTGCCGTTGGGGCCTTCCGGATTCACATAGATCAGTCCCATTTGCACGGCGGCCAAGGGATTTTCCAGTTTGTGATCGCTGCTATGGCGCTTGTCGCCAAGCCATTCGGCTTCGCCGCCCCAATAGATGTCTTCTTCCGGCTCCCAAATATCTTCCCGCCCACCGGCAAAGCCGAAGGTCTTGAAGCCCATCGATTCCAGGGCGCAATTGCCGGCCAGAATCAGAAGATCGGCCCAGGAAATCTTGTTGCCGTATTTCTGCTTGATCGGCCAGAGCAAGCGGCGCGCCTTGTCCAGGTTGCCGTTGTCGGGCCAACTGTTGACAGGGGCGAAACGCTGGTTGCCGTGCCCCGCGCCGCCGCGCCCATCCGAAATGCGATACGTGCCCGCACTATGCCATGCCATGCGGATGAACAGGCCGCCGTAATGGCCCCAATCGGCAGGCCACCAATCTTGCGAGTCGGTCATTAGTGCAAACAGGTCCTGCTTAACCGCCTGCAGGTCGAGCTTCTTGAACTCATCGGCATAGTTGAACGCTGCGTCCATGGGATCGGACAGGGCAGAATTCTGATGAAGAATTTTTAGGTTCAACTGATTCGGCCACCAATCCTTGTTTGACCGTCCCGCGAAAACAGCGTTGGGGCGGACCCCATGCATCACCGGGCATTTACCGGCGTTCTGCTGGCCGTTTTTGTCCATGGCACTCTCTCCTCATTTGGGGTTCACCTCAAGCGACTGCACTATCTTCCCGGACGCGCATTGCGGCTTCGTTGGCCGTCTTGGCGAAGGAACGACAGCGCATTCTTGCCCGCAGCGACAGGAAACAAGCGATCCACTCCGATAGGGGCTGGAGAGAGTTAGCTCTTTTCAATCAGATAAGTAAAATTGATTATTAAAGTTAGACTGATCGATCGTTTCGATTTAGCTGAAAGAATGAGGAGTATCAGACAGGGTATCCATTGGCGAGGCCTGTATGATCTGGCGGAAAACGGCCGTCTCAGCCTAAGATGGC
This window of the Alphaproteobacteria bacterium genome carries:
- the katG gene encoding catalase/peroxidase HPI, with translation MDKNGQQNAGKCPVMHGVRPNAVFAGRSNKDWWPNQLNLKILHQNSALSDPMDAAFNYADEFKKLDLQAVKQDLFALMTDSQDWWPADWGHYGGLFIRMAWHSAGTYRISDGRGGAGHGNQRFAPVNSWPDNGNLDKARRLLWPIKQKYGNKISWADLLILAGNCALESMGFKTFGFAGGREDIWEPEEDIYWGGEAEWLGDKRHSSDHKLENPLAAVQMGLIYVNPEGPNGSPDPIASGRDVRQTFARMAMNDEETVALVAGGHTFGKAHGAGDPKLVGPEPEAAPLEEMGLGWKNSLGTGKGVHTTTSGIEGAWKPNPTKWDNGYFDMLFGYEWTLVKSPAGAWQWHAAGVREEHMIPDAHDPSKKHRPMMTTADLSLLFDPIYEPIARRFHKNPDQFADAFARAWFKLTHRDLGPRSRYLGAEVPSEVLLWQDPVPALDHEMIDAKDIAALKGKIMAAGLSISQLVTTAWGSAATFRGSDKRGGANGARIRLAPQKDWEVNQPVQLAKALAALGGIQKEFNATSGKKKVSLADLIVLGGCAAIEAAAKKTGHDIDVPFAPGRTDASQAQTDVDSFSVLEPKADGFRNYLKTDRPVAAEELLIDKAQLLTLTAPEMTVLVGGMRVLGANHGQSSHGVFTDRPGTLTNDFFVNLLDMGTEWKAVSDAKDLFEGRERASGQVKWTATRVDLVFGSNSQLRALAEVYAQSDSQKKFVKDFVAAWSKVMNADRFDM